A window of Orenia marismortui DSM 5156 contains these coding sequences:
- a CDS encoding AbrB/MazE/SpoVT family DNA-binding domain-containing protein, whose amino-acid sequence MKATGIVRKIDDLGRIVIPIELRRTLNIDVKDPLEIYVDNEKVIFKKYEPACTFCGNADNTINFKDKIVCHECLAKIHNQVG is encoded by the coding sequence ATGAAAGCAACTGGTATCGTGCGTAAAATTGATGATTTGGGTAGAATAGTTATTCCAATTGAACTTAGAAGGACTTTAAATATTGATGTGAAAGATCCTTTAGAGATTTATGTAGATAATGAAAAGGTGATCTTTAAGAAATATGAACCAGCTTGTACCTTCTGTGGTAACGCTGATAATACTATTAATTTTAAAGACAAAATTGTCTGCCATGAATGTCTAGCTAAGATTCATAATCAAGTTGGTTAA